The following coding sequences are from one Triticum aestivum cultivar Chinese Spring chromosome 5A, IWGSC CS RefSeq v2.1, whole genome shotgun sequence window:
- the LOC123103212 gene encoding protein MALE DISCOVERER 2 isoform X2: MEVWSIRAAQLLLFFFLLSERHGSCAALGEEGRAMGFREEHPSGWLWNLEEKKVFSAAATPTIESNTLRQLLQARELQESAPSSKAPDQFHESQAPMSLPPSYSQAETNESSSVPHWAIYAVCISGVLGLVVIASVVYLLVSRRKKDNTVNPWATGLSGQLRKAFVTGVPSLGRAELEAACENFSNVIGTVSDSALYKGTLSSGVEIAVASSPVKSAKEWSDRSEEQFRNKISELSKVNHKNFMNLLGYCTCDAPFTRMMVFEYAPCGSLFEHLHVREAEHLDWPTRLRIIMGVTYCLEHMNQLDPPVTPRTLNSSSIYLTEDYAAKFSDTEFWKDDDADASAPTRSAGQDSIVYKFGILLLEVISGRLPFSEDHGLLVLWASSYLDGKRPIGSMADPVLRASSPVPEEDLAALCDVVRLCINREAAKRPSMGEVAGLMKGAVRLSPEQTTPRNNPLWWAELEIMSTAST, translated from the exons ATGGAGGTCTGGAGCATCAGAGCGGCGCagctcttgctcttcttcttcctcttgtctgAGAGGCATGGGTCTTGTGCCGCCCTCGGTGAAGAAG GGCGAGCCATGGGTTTCAGAGAAGAGCACCCAAGTGGATGGTTATGGAATTTGGAAGAAAAGAAGGTTTTCAGCGCAGCGGCGACGCC AACCATAGAGAGTAACACCCTGAGGCAACTCCTACAGGCAAGGGAGCTTCAAGAATCAGCACCTTCCTCTAAGGCTCCTGATCAGTTTCATGAAAGCCAGGCTCCCATGTCTTTGCCACCATCGTATTCGCAAGCTGAAACCAACGAGTCTTCTTCTGTGCCTCACTGGGCTATCTACGCAGTGTGCATCAGTGGAGTGCTTGGCCTTGTGGTTATAGCCTCTGTTGTGTATCTACTTGTCTCCCGTAGAAAGAAGGATAACACCGTCAATCCATGGGCTACCGGGCTGAGTGGACAGCTAAGGAAAGCCTTTGTGACAG GTGTTCCTTCTTTAGGAAGGGCCGAACTTGAGGCGGCGTGTGAGAATTTCAGCAATGTGATTGGTACTGTATCTGACAGTGCATTGTACAAGGGAACCCTGTCAAGTGGAGTTGAAATAGCTGTTGCCTCCAGTCCAGTTAAGTCTGCCAAAGAATGGTCGGATCGGTCCGAGGAGCAATTTAGGAACAAG ATCTCTGAGTTATCCAAGGTGAACCACAAGAACTTCATGAACCTACTTGGTTACTGCACATGCGACGCTCCGTTCACCAGGATGATGGTGTTTGAGTACGCTCCATGCGGTTCCCTCTTCGAGCATCTGCACG TGAGGGAAGCAGAGCACCTGGACTGGCCTACCCGGCTGCGCATCATCATGGGAGTGACATACTGCCTGGAGCACATGAACCAGCTAGACCCTCCTGTCACCCCAAGAACCCTAAACTCCTCATCCATCTACCTCACCGAGGACTACGCGGCCAAGTTCTCCGACACCGAGTTCTGGAAGGACGACGACGCGGACGCGTCGGCGCCGACGCGATCCGCAGGCCAGGACAGCATCGTCTACAAGTTCGGGATACTGCTGCTCGAGGTGATCTCCGGCCGGCTGCCCTTCTCCGAGGACCACGGCCTGCTCGTCCTCTGGGCCTCCAGCTACCTGGACGGCAAGCGGCCGATCGGCTCGATGGCCGACCCGGTGCTCAGGGCGTCGTCGCCTGTGCCCGAAGAGGACCTGGCGGCGCTGTGTGATGTCGTGAGGCTGTGCATCAACCGCGAGGCGGCGAAGAGGCCGTCCATGGGCGAAGTCGCGGGGCTGATGAAAGGCGCCGTCAGACTGTCGCCGGAGCAGACGACCCCGAGGAATAACCCGCTGTGGTGGGCTGAGCTCGAGATCATGTCCACGGCATCCACCTGA
- the LOC123103212 gene encoding protein MALE DISCOVERER 2 isoform X1 gives MEVWSIRAAQLLLFFFLLSERHGSCAALGEEGRAMGFREEHPSGWLWNLEEKKVFSAAATPLVKGKKLSIEIPNELQERIMISEVLTDGRQESCRKCLTKTIESNTLRQLLQARELQESAPSSKAPDQFHESQAPMSLPPSYSQAETNESSSVPHWAIYAVCISGVLGLVVIASVVYLLVSRRKKDNTVNPWATGLSGQLRKAFVTGVPSLGRAELEAACENFSNVIGTVSDSALYKGTLSSGVEIAVASSPVKSAKEWSDRSEEQFRNKISELSKVNHKNFMNLLGYCTCDAPFTRMMVFEYAPCGSLFEHLHVREAEHLDWPTRLRIIMGVTYCLEHMNQLDPPVTPRTLNSSSIYLTEDYAAKFSDTEFWKDDDADASAPTRSAGQDSIVYKFGILLLEVISGRLPFSEDHGLLVLWASSYLDGKRPIGSMADPVLRASSPVPEEDLAALCDVVRLCINREAAKRPSMGEVAGLMKGAVRLSPEQTTPRNNPLWWAELEIMSTAST, from the exons ATGGAGGTCTGGAGCATCAGAGCGGCGCagctcttgctcttcttcttcctcttgtctgAGAGGCATGGGTCTTGTGCCGCCCTCGGTGAAGAAG GGCGAGCCATGGGTTTCAGAGAAGAGCACCCAAGTGGATGGTTATGGAATTTGGAAGAAAAGAAGGTTTTCAGCGCAGCGGCGACGCC CTTAGTCAAGGGAAAAAAACTGTCAATTGAAATTCCTAACGAGTTGCAAGAGCGTATCATGATTTCAGAGGTTCTAACTGATGGAAGGCAAGAATCGTGCAGAAAATGTTTAACAAA AACCATAGAGAGTAACACCCTGAGGCAACTCCTACAGGCAAGGGAGCTTCAAGAATCAGCACCTTCCTCTAAGGCTCCTGATCAGTTTCATGAAAGCCAGGCTCCCATGTCTTTGCCACCATCGTATTCGCAAGCTGAAACCAACGAGTCTTCTTCTGTGCCTCACTGGGCTATCTACGCAGTGTGCATCAGTGGAGTGCTTGGCCTTGTGGTTATAGCCTCTGTTGTGTATCTACTTGTCTCCCGTAGAAAGAAGGATAACACCGTCAATCCATGGGCTACCGGGCTGAGTGGACAGCTAAGGAAAGCCTTTGTGACAG GTGTTCCTTCTTTAGGAAGGGCCGAACTTGAGGCGGCGTGTGAGAATTTCAGCAATGTGATTGGTACTGTATCTGACAGTGCATTGTACAAGGGAACCCTGTCAAGTGGAGTTGAAATAGCTGTTGCCTCCAGTCCAGTTAAGTCTGCCAAAGAATGGTCGGATCGGTCCGAGGAGCAATTTAGGAACAAG ATCTCTGAGTTATCCAAGGTGAACCACAAGAACTTCATGAACCTACTTGGTTACTGCACATGCGACGCTCCGTTCACCAGGATGATGGTGTTTGAGTACGCTCCATGCGGTTCCCTCTTCGAGCATCTGCACG TGAGGGAAGCAGAGCACCTGGACTGGCCTACCCGGCTGCGCATCATCATGGGAGTGACATACTGCCTGGAGCACATGAACCAGCTAGACCCTCCTGTCACCCCAAGAACCCTAAACTCCTCATCCATCTACCTCACCGAGGACTACGCGGCCAAGTTCTCCGACACCGAGTTCTGGAAGGACGACGACGCGGACGCGTCGGCGCCGACGCGATCCGCAGGCCAGGACAGCATCGTCTACAAGTTCGGGATACTGCTGCTCGAGGTGATCTCCGGCCGGCTGCCCTTCTCCGAGGACCACGGCCTGCTCGTCCTCTGGGCCTCCAGCTACCTGGACGGCAAGCGGCCGATCGGCTCGATGGCCGACCCGGTGCTCAGGGCGTCGTCGCCTGTGCCCGAAGAGGACCTGGCGGCGCTGTGTGATGTCGTGAGGCTGTGCATCAACCGCGAGGCGGCGAAGAGGCCGTCCATGGGCGAAGTCGCGGGGCTGATGAAAGGCGCCGTCAGACTGTCGCCGGAGCAGACGACCCCGAGGAATAACCCGCTGTGGTGGGCTGAGCTCGAGATCATGTCCACGGCATCCACCTGA